A region from the Candidatus Binatia bacterium genome encodes:
- the rsgA gene encoding ribosome small subunit-dependent GTPase A has translation MARDLATLGWEPFFAEQLRGDDARLSPARVIAEQRGAYRILGADDVETWAVVPGRLRRLADPLGLPAVGDWVLVRRRVNDTRAMIERVLDRRSAFTRRAAGQDVPQVVAANVDVVLIVTSMNRDLNPRRLERYLTLAWNSGAAPAIVLSKADLCSDSAPILAEVAKVAPEVPLHVVSAVDGRGLAELEAYVGPGRTAVLLGSSGVGKSTLVNALAGREIQAVGETLPDDRGRHTTTSRQLVFLPSGGMIIDTPGMREVGLVGDEEGLERAFGDVVEIAARCRFRDCRHQTEPGCALREALASGALSRERWESYLKLQQELSLQATLADQDEARRARSRGRRPRPGLNPAPPHRRR, from the coding sequence TTGGCACGCGATCTCGCAACGCTCGGCTGGGAGCCGTTCTTCGCAGAGCAGCTTCGAGGCGACGACGCCCGTCTGTCGCCCGCCCGGGTCATCGCGGAGCAGCGCGGAGCCTATCGCATCCTCGGGGCCGACGACGTCGAGACCTGGGCCGTCGTGCCGGGCCGCCTGCGGCGGCTGGCGGACCCGCTCGGGCTGCCGGCGGTCGGCGACTGGGTGCTCGTCCGCCGGCGCGTCAACGACACGCGCGCGATGATCGAGCGCGTCCTCGACCGACGCTCCGCCTTCACGCGGCGCGCGGCCGGGCAGGACGTGCCGCAGGTCGTCGCCGCGAACGTCGACGTGGTGCTGATCGTGACGTCGATGAACCGCGACCTGAACCCGCGGCGGCTCGAGCGCTACTTGACGCTGGCCTGGAACAGCGGTGCGGCCCCCGCGATCGTGCTCAGCAAGGCGGATCTGTGCAGCGACAGCGCACCGATCCTCGCCGAGGTCGCGAAGGTCGCGCCCGAGGTGCCGCTGCACGTGGTGAGCGCCGTCGACGGGCGCGGGCTCGCCGAGCTCGAGGCGTACGTCGGGCCCGGGCGCACCGCGGTGCTGCTGGGCTCGTCGGGCGTCGGCAAGTCGACGCTGGTCAACGCGCTCGCCGGACGCGAGATCCAGGCCGTCGGCGAGACGCTGCCCGACGACCGCGGCCGCCACACGACGACCTCGCGCCAGCTCGTCTTCCTGCCCTCGGGCGGCATGATCATCGACACGCCGGGCATGCGCGAGGTCGGTCTGGTCGGCGACGAGGAAGGGCTCGAGCGCGCGTTCGGCGACGTGGTCGAGATCGCGGCGCGCTGCCGCTTCCGCGACTGCCGCCACCAGACCGAGCCCGGCTGCGCGCTCCGCGAAGCGCTCGCGAGCGGCGCGCTCTCGCGCGAGCGCTGGGAGAGCTACCTCAAGCTGCAGCAGGAGCTCTCGCTGCAGGCGACGCTCGCCGACCAGGACGAGGCGCGGCGCGCGCGCTCGCGCGGCCGGCGCCCGCGCCCCGGCCTGAACCCGGCGCCCCCGCACCGTCGGCGGTAG
- a CDS encoding chloride channel protein yields the protein MGSDRPRARDAGEEKEERPAALAAGDETDELPPGFAGWRETIFSLAAWRRHVVWLVAALLSGGGALLFHFADSWGAELIDRLHAVSPWIPFAMVSLGMVVLCQLRDHLFPGTDGTGIPQAIAALKSKDEAARAHVLSLRVAIGKMILLVLALGLGPTIGREGPSVHVGACFMYLARRFAAFPRHLLDRGLILAGGAAGIAAAFNAPVAGVMFAFEEIGRSFEKANASVIVRTAIVACLVSIVVFGDYLFYGRVEASLTTLEEWLWVPVIGVVGGFLGGAFSQALVWVSPRYGRLYRARPLLWALALGLGLGALGLASNGMSYGSGYPEAERILMRGEDMPWWFLPTHAAASFLTLVSAIPGGLFDPSLTTGAALGQLAAPFVSVLDRQETVLLFMVSFFCGVVQSPITSAVILVEMTSARFFTLPLLVAAILAYEASRLVCRTALYEALAEGFLARMRGTA from the coding sequence ATGGGGAGTGACCGTCCGCGCGCGCGGGACGCGGGGGAGGAGAAGGAGGAGCGGCCGGCGGCGCTCGCCGCGGGCGACGAGACGGACGAGCTGCCCCCGGGCTTCGCCGGGTGGCGCGAGACGATCTTCTCGCTCGCCGCCTGGCGGCGTCACGTCGTGTGGCTCGTCGCGGCGCTGCTCTCCGGCGGCGGCGCCCTGCTCTTCCACTTCGCGGACTCGTGGGGCGCCGAGCTGATCGACCGCCTGCACGCGGTCTCGCCGTGGATCCCGTTCGCGATGGTGTCGCTCGGGATGGTCGTGCTCTGCCAGCTGCGCGACCACCTCTTCCCCGGCACCGACGGCACCGGCATCCCGCAGGCGATCGCGGCGCTCAAGTCGAAGGACGAGGCGGCGCGCGCGCACGTGCTGTCGCTGCGCGTCGCGATCGGCAAGATGATCCTGCTCGTGCTCGCGCTCGGGCTCGGTCCGACGATCGGACGCGAGGGACCGTCGGTGCACGTCGGCGCGTGCTTCATGTACCTCGCGCGCCGCTTCGCCGCGTTCCCGCGCCACCTGCTCGACCGCGGGCTGATCCTCGCCGGCGGCGCGGCCGGCATCGCGGCCGCGTTCAACGCGCCGGTCGCGGGCGTGATGTTCGCGTTCGAGGAGATCGGGCGCTCGTTCGAGAAGGCGAACGCGAGCGTCATCGTGCGCACTGCGATCGTCGCCTGCCTGGTGTCGATCGTCGTCTTCGGCGACTACCTGTTCTACGGCCGCGTCGAGGCGTCGCTCACGACGCTCGAGGAGTGGCTGTGGGTGCCGGTGATCGGCGTCGTCGGCGGCTTCCTGGGCGGCGCCTTCTCGCAGGCGCTGGTGTGGGTGTCGCCGCGCTACGGACGCCTCTACCGCGCGCGACCGCTCCTCTGGGCGCTCGCGCTGGGCCTCGGGCTCGGCGCGCTCGGGCTCGCGTCGAACGGCATGTCCTACGGCAGCGGCTACCCCGAAGCGGAGCGCATCCTGATGCGCGGCGAGGACATGCCGTGGTGGTTCCTGCCGACGCACGCCGCGGCGAGCTTCTTGACGCTGGTGAGCGCGATCCCGGGCGGGCTCTTCGACCCGAGCCTCACGACCGGTGCGGCGCTCGGTCAGCTCGCGGCGCCGTTCGTGTCCGTGCTCGACCGCCAGGAGACCGTGCTGCTCTTCATGGTGTCGTTCTTCTGCGGCGTCGTGCAGAGCCCGATCACGTCGGCGGTGATCCTGGTCGAGATGACGTCGGCGCGCTTCTTCACGCTGCCGCTGCTCGTCGCCGCGATCCTCGCCTACGAGGCGTCGCGGCTCGTGTGCCGCACGGCGCTCTACGAGGCGCTCGCCGAGGGCTTCCTCGCGCGCATGCGCGGCACGGCGTGA
- a CDS encoding dynamin family protein: protein MQTVLSQFCEEFERQVRPVLEPLDRFASSLGQTRDGTPARSVLPTLLDLRHQLRALAEKVERQQAYVIIFGPLKSGKSTLMNAMSAAYVSEVTTLPAYPCMVYVSHADKREFVLTRYDGTTETLTDVGAMRELMRTAHVELAEAIRACEARGEEFDPAQHLPRAVRRIDVRTPAAQLAGSGAVLVDTPGLYSRMKFGYDLMTRECRDAAASAVFVVKTDNLFLEQVFAEFSDLLRLFSRIFLVVNLDSTKQDLQPDGELRPSLECIDPQQIVEAFERLAMNAALKEARDDGRLRIYPIDLLRAARERLRAANTAQAEAAATDAERTVAGQIQAARPQTDGDDRDDASDATPAEVANGDAAGTPSAEAANGDAPAATLTNGDAAGEAPAEAADPTADFARFLDDLTEYLNSTDYLVAFLGDSLRQARSLLGELRAVDDLEPVVTLKREVESLQADRDQRVARAAALARLATFGWEDALATQRDDVERLTFERSGAVRSQASEQADAALARWFDSDASFASLLRDGLGPVLGRYRDEVAAIASEVTQTVLGSDVSVATMLRAHREDVARSGVEIAPVARKALTGLAPTPKNDVPRLDVPVAVVQVKKSIWDLLLFRSQAKVRRRLLGPDDAPEKPIPRRIKQKRLGAARVMLGEVLRARFARFATENLKESVSESFAAASLAVVGAVRAEVDARRKENAAALERTEERLQGLARAREDLDAMLAAVDAATKAVERLTGRYGETSPSELLAPAGSEASTPGA, encoded by the coding sequence ATGCAAACCGTCCTGAGTCAGTTCTGCGAGGAGTTCGAACGTCAAGTACGACCGGTTCTCGAGCCGCTCGATCGCTTCGCGTCGAGCCTCGGTCAGACTCGGGACGGCACACCAGCGCGCAGCGTGCTGCCGACGCTGCTCGACCTGCGTCACCAGCTGCGCGCGCTCGCGGAGAAGGTCGAGCGTCAGCAGGCGTACGTCATCATCTTCGGCCCGCTGAAGAGCGGCAAGTCGACGCTGATGAACGCGATGAGCGCGGCGTACGTCAGCGAGGTGACGACGCTGCCCGCGTACCCGTGCATGGTGTACGTCTCGCACGCGGACAAGCGCGAGTTCGTGCTCACGCGCTACGACGGCACGACGGAGACGCTGACCGACGTCGGCGCGATGCGCGAGCTGATGCGCACAGCGCACGTCGAGCTCGCCGAGGCGATCCGGGCGTGCGAGGCGCGCGGCGAGGAGTTCGATCCGGCGCAGCACCTGCCGCGCGCCGTGCGGCGCATCGACGTGCGCACGCCGGCCGCGCAGCTCGCCGGCTCGGGCGCGGTGCTGGTCGACACGCCGGGCCTCTACAGCCGCATGAAGTTCGGCTACGACCTGATGACCCGCGAGTGCCGCGACGCCGCGGCGAGCGCGGTCTTCGTCGTCAAGACCGACAACCTCTTCCTCGAGCAGGTGTTCGCCGAGTTCTCGGACCTGCTGCGCCTGTTCAGCCGCATCTTCCTGGTGGTCAACCTCGACTCGACCAAGCAGGACCTGCAGCCCGACGGCGAGCTCCGTCCGAGCCTCGAGTGCATCGACCCGCAGCAGATCGTCGAGGCGTTCGAGCGTCTCGCGATGAACGCCGCCTTGAAGGAGGCGCGCGACGACGGGCGCCTGCGCATCTATCCGATCGACCTGCTGCGCGCCGCGCGCGAGCGCCTGCGCGCCGCGAACACGGCCCAGGCGGAGGCCGCGGCCACCGACGCCGAGCGCACGGTCGCTGGACAGATCCAGGCCGCGCGGCCGCAGACCGACGGCGACGACCGCGATGACGCGAGCGATGCGACGCCCGCCGAGGTTGCGAACGGCGATGCCGCCGGCACGCCGTCCGCGGAGGCCGCGAACGGCGACGCGCCCGCCGCGACGCTCACGAACGGCGACGCCGCCGGCGAGGCCCCGGCGGAGGCCGCGGATCCCACCGCCGACTTCGCGCGCTTCCTCGACGACCTCACGGAGTACCTGAACAGCACGGACTACCTGGTCGCCTTCCTCGGCGACAGCCTGCGCCAGGCGCGCAGCCTCCTCGGCGAGCTGCGCGCAGTCGACGACCTCGAGCCGGTCGTGACGCTCAAGCGCGAGGTCGAGTCGCTGCAGGCCGATCGCGACCAGCGCGTCGCGCGCGCCGCGGCGCTCGCGCGCCTCGCCACCTTCGGCTGGGAGGACGCGCTCGCCACGCAGCGCGACGACGTCGAGCGCTTGACCTTCGAGCGCAGCGGCGCGGTGCGCAGCCAGGCGAGCGAGCAGGCCGACGCGGCGCTCGCGCGCTGGTTCGACAGCGACGCGAGCTTCGCCTCGTTGCTGCGCGACGGCCTCGGCCCCGTGCTCGGCCGCTACCGCGACGAGGTCGCGGCGATCGCGAGCGAGGTCACGCAGACCGTGCTCGGCAGCGACGTCTCGGTCGCGACCATGCTGCGCGCGCACCGCGAGGACGTCGCGCGCTCGGGCGTCGAGATCGCGCCCGTCGCGCGCAAGGCTCTGACCGGCCTCGCGCCGACGCCGAAGAACGACGTGCCGCGGCTCGACGTCCCGGTCGCCGTCGTGCAGGTGAAGAAGTCGATCTGGGATCTGCTGCTGTTCCGCAGCCAGGCGAAGGTGCGCCGCCGGCTGCTCGGCCCGGACGACGCGCCCGAGAAGCCGATCCCGCGCCGCATCAAGCAAAAGCGGCTCGGCGCCGCGCGCGTCATGCTCGGCGAGGTGCTGCGTGCGCGCTTCGCGCGCTTCGCGACGGAGAACCTGAAGGAGTCGGTGAGCGAGTCCTTCGCGGCTGCGTCGCTGGCGGTGGTCGGCGCGGTGCGCGCCGAGGTCGACGCGCGGCGCAAGGAGAACGCGGCGGCGCTCGAGCGCACCGAGGAGCGGCTGCAGGGGCTCGCCCGCGCCCGCGAGGACCTCGACGCCATGCTCGCCGCGGTCGACGCGGCGACCAAGGCGGTCGAGCGTCTGACGGGACGCTACGGCGAAACGAGCCCGAGCGAGCTGCTCGCGCCGGCCGGCTCCGAGGCCTCGACCCCGGGCGCCTGA
- a CDS encoding DUF3482 domain-containing protein translates to MSDVTLSLISHTNVGKTTLARTLLRKDVGEVLDQAHVTEVSEAHELVTSGDDRLLLWDTPGLGDSARLVQRLRNEGNPLGWLLHQVWDRTRDRPLYSSQEAVRNIKEAADVVLYLVNAAESPEDAGYVSYELELLTWIGKPVIVLLNQMGEPGTTGEDQAVARWEEFVKGWPIVKHILPLDAFTRCWVQEGVLLERVEDVLPPEKREVMHRLAQAWRERSLAVFEQATLRIGAYLTAAAADSEPLGENAGRAEKRRAMRALTDRLDLATRALMDDLLELHGLKGRFQDEARTHLEEDFRMPGEAAWSGGAAMLGAAMGGAAGGLAADVLTGGLSFGAGALAGAILGAMGAAGLLKGFQLAVGPEEPAVRWAQEFLRDLTQQTLLRYLAIAHFGRGRGEFRELGTMQSWSALVERMLRSRIDALAARIVEARREAPPRDGVAARTATIVRDVLRDVLSTAYPQAVDILSPRWR, encoded by the coding sequence ATGAGCGACGTCACGCTGAGCCTCATCTCGCACACCAACGTCGGCAAGACGACGCTCGCGCGGACGCTCTTGCGCAAGGACGTCGGCGAGGTGCTCGACCAGGCGCACGTCACCGAGGTGAGCGAGGCGCACGAGCTGGTGACGAGCGGCGACGATCGCCTGCTGCTCTGGGACACGCCCGGGCTCGGCGACTCCGCGCGCCTCGTCCAGCGGCTGCGCAACGAGGGCAACCCGCTCGGCTGGCTCCTGCACCAGGTGTGGGACCGCACCCGCGACCGGCCGCTCTACTCGAGCCAGGAGGCGGTGCGGAACATCAAGGAAGCGGCCGACGTCGTGCTCTACCTGGTCAACGCCGCCGAGAGCCCGGAGGACGCCGGCTACGTGAGCTACGAGCTCGAGCTCCTCACCTGGATCGGCAAGCCGGTGATCGTGCTGCTGAACCAGATGGGCGAGCCCGGCACGACCGGCGAGGACCAGGCGGTCGCGCGCTGGGAGGAGTTCGTCAAGGGCTGGCCGATCGTCAAGCACATCCTGCCGCTCGACGCCTTCACCCGCTGCTGGGTGCAGGAAGGCGTGCTGCTCGAGCGCGTCGAGGACGTGCTGCCGCCCGAGAAGCGCGAGGTCATGCATCGGCTCGCGCAGGCGTGGCGGGAGCGCAGCCTCGCCGTCTTCGAGCAGGCGACGCTGCGCATCGGCGCGTACTTGACGGCGGCGGCGGCCGACTCCGAGCCGCTCGGCGAGAACGCCGGCCGCGCCGAGAAGCGGCGCGCGATGCGCGCGCTCACCGACCGCCTCGACCTCGCGACGCGCGCGCTGATGGACGATCTGCTCGAGCTGCACGGCCTCAAGGGACGCTTCCAGGACGAGGCGCGCACGCACCTCGAGGAAGACTTCCGCATGCCGGGCGAGGCCGCGTGGTCGGGCGGCGCGGCGATGCTCGGCGCGGCGATGGGCGGAGCGGCGGGCGGGCTCGCCGCCGACGTGCTCACCGGCGGCCTTTCCTTCGGCGCCGGCGCGCTCGCGGGCGCGATCCTCGGCGCGATGGGCGCCGCCGGGCTGCTCAAGGGCTTCCAGCTCGCCGTCGGCCCCGAGGAGCCGGCCGTGCGCTGGGCGCAGGAGTTCCTGCGCGACCTCACGCAGCAGACGCTGCTCCGCTACCTCGCGATCGCGCACTTCGGACGCGGGCGCGGCGAGTTCCGCGAGCTCGGCACGATGCAGAGCTGGAGCGCGCTCGTCGAGCGCATGCTGCGCTCGCGGATCGACGCGCTCGCCGCGCGCATCGTCGAGGCGCGACGCGAGGCGCCGCCGCGCGACGGCGTCGCCGCGCGCACCGCGACGATCGTCCGCGACGTGCTGCGCGACGTGCTGTCCACCGCTTATCCACAGGCTGTCGACATCCTGTCGCCGCGCTGGCGCTGA
- the pgi gene encoding glucose-6-phosphate isomerase yields the protein MATRGKQAGTRKPQAKKPPRKSVAPSRGASTRKASKRAASKRTAARREQAPPRPTSWPEWKALERHKRRIERLHLRELFAEDPRRGTRFVLEAGDLYYDFSKNLITDETLKLLRALAERARVRDGIAAMFRGEKINVTENRAVLHVALRAPRNAVIEVDGQNVVPAVHAVLDKMARFSERVRSGAWKGHTGKRIRNVVNIGIGGSDLGPAMAYEALKQFSRRDMQFRFVSNVDGTDFVEAVRDFDAEETLFIISSKTFTTLETLTNAHTARKWALQRLRDEKAIAKHFVAVSTNAQEVAKFGIDTDNMFEFWDWVGGRYSYDSAIGLSLMIAIGPDHFRDMLAGFRVIDEHFRTAPPEKNLPMTLGLIGLWYNDFFGAETVAILPYSQYLSRLSMYVEQLDMESNGKSVDRHGRPITDYQTGPIVWGTPGTNGQHAYYQLIHQGTKLIPADFIGFAKPNNDVGRHHDLLMANFFAQTEALAFGKTAKEVEAEGVPAFQVPHRTFRGNHPTNTILVKRELTPHVLGQLVAMYEHKVFTQGWIWNINSFDQWGVELGKVLANRIVPQLESKTEPKLDHDSSTNALIRLYRKLRRR from the coding sequence ATGGCGACGAGAGGCAAGCAGGCCGGGACGCGCAAGCCGCAGGCGAAGAAGCCGCCCCGCAAGAGCGTCGCACCGTCGCGCGGCGCATCGACGCGCAAGGCGTCGAAGCGCGCGGCGTCGAAGCGCACGGCGGCGCGGCGCGAGCAGGCACCGCCGCGGCCGACGAGCTGGCCCGAGTGGAAGGCGCTCGAGCGCCACAAGAGAAGGATCGAGCGGCTGCACCTGCGCGAGCTCTTCGCCGAGGATCCGCGCCGCGGCACCCGCTTCGTCCTCGAGGCGGGCGACCTCTACTACGACTTCTCGAAGAACCTGATCACCGACGAGACGCTGAAGCTCCTGCGCGCGCTCGCCGAGCGCGCCCGCGTCCGTGACGGCATCGCCGCGATGTTCCGCGGCGAGAAGATCAACGTCACCGAGAACCGCGCCGTGCTGCACGTCGCGCTGCGCGCGCCGCGCAACGCGGTGATCGAGGTCGACGGCCAGAACGTCGTGCCGGCGGTGCACGCGGTGCTCGACAAGATGGCGCGCTTCTCGGAGCGCGTGCGCAGCGGGGCGTGGAAGGGCCACACCGGCAAGCGCATCCGCAACGTCGTCAACATCGGCATCGGCGGCTCGGACCTCGGCCCGGCCATGGCCTACGAGGCGCTCAAGCAGTTCAGCCGACGCGACATGCAGTTCCGCTTCGTGTCGAACGTCGACGGCACGGACTTCGTCGAGGCGGTGCGCGACTTCGACGCCGAGGAGACGCTGTTCATCATCTCGTCGAAGACCTTCACCACGCTCGAGACGCTGACCAACGCGCACACCGCGCGCAAGTGGGCGCTCCAGCGGCTGCGGGACGAGAAGGCGATCGCCAAGCACTTCGTCGCGGTGTCGACCAACGCGCAAGAAGTCGCCAAGTTTGGCATCGACACCGACAACATGTTCGAGTTCTGGGACTGGGTCGGCGGGCGCTACAGCTACGACTCGGCGATCGGGCTCTCGCTGATGATCGCGATCGGCCCCGACCACTTCCGCGACATGCTCGCGGGCTTCCGCGTCATCGACGAGCACTTCCGCACCGCGCCGCCCGAGAAGAACCTGCCGATGACGCTCGGCCTGATCGGCCTCTGGTACAACGACTTCTTCGGCGCCGAGACGGTCGCGATCCTGCCCTACAGCCAGTACCTGAGCCGGCTCTCGATGTACGTCGAGCAGCTCGACATGGAGAGCAACGGCAAGTCGGTCGACCGGCACGGACGGCCGATCACCGACTACCAGACCGGTCCGATCGTCTGGGGCACGCCGGGCACGAACGGGCAGCACGCGTACTACCAGCTCATCCACCAGGGCACGAAGCTGATTCCGGCCGACTTCATCGGCTTCGCGAAGCCGAACAACGACGTCGGGCGCCACCACGACCTCCTGATGGCGAACTTCTTCGCGCAGACCGAGGCGCTCGCCTTCGGCAAGACCGCAAAGGAGGTCGAGGCGGAGGGCGTGCCGGCGTTCCAGGTGCCGCACCGCACCTTCCGCGGCAATCACCCGACCAACACGATCCTCGTCAAGCGCGAGCTCACGCCGCACGTGCTCGGTCAGCTCGTCGCGATGTACGAGCACAAGGTGTTCACGCAGGGCTGGATCTGGAACATCAACTCGTTCGATCAGTGGGGCGTCGAGCTCGGCAAGGTGCTGGCGAACCGGATCGTGCCGCAGCTCGAGTCGAAGACCGAGCCCAAGCTCGACCACGACAGCTCGACCAACGCGCTGATCCGGCTCTATCGCAAGCTTCGTCGTCGCTGA
- a CDS encoding DUF2868 domain-containing protein, whose product MRELEAQAVVLARAFEEADPQGVLLSARDRQEATEAARAAGGSPESQAAQRADHLLARLEPAVPGLGAVRRATRVPLRLLLWLPLVSFVVGLASNELGPERRINLLAFPLLALLAWNVLVYAVVVAGAVGRLLRGRRGEASDRTGGWRGVLGSIASFFAEHSLRRVRVRDTAKSTIVTRALRSYWQSWAPVAAPLVATRVRATLHLGAACLVLGAIVGMYVRGLTFEYRATWESTFIGPEAASVLLRAVLGPAAALLGVALPTPSELEAIRAPDGSDAAATWIHLWATTALLVVLLPRSVLAALALWRERRQSRALPVEPLAGSFRVLLAPDRGAGTRIDVLPYSYGVGGREADTLRELLHDVFGLRADVQILPTLAYGDEPPAIGNGGPPACAVVVYGLVQSPEREVHGRFVEELARATNGGCVLAVVDSSAWHARFGAAGERREGERRRAWDRVLGDVGLVPLHVDLAAPLTTEIVEEAEEKLALHGAPR is encoded by the coding sequence ATGCGCGAGCTCGAAGCCCAGGCCGTCGTCCTCGCGCGCGCCTTCGAAGAGGCGGACCCGCAAGGCGTTCTGCTGTCCGCCCGCGATCGGCAGGAGGCCACCGAGGCGGCGCGAGCCGCGGGCGGGTCGCCAGAGTCGCAGGCCGCGCAGCGGGCCGACCATCTGCTTGCCCGCCTCGAGCCGGCGGTGCCCGGTCTGGGGGCCGTCCGGCGGGCGACGCGTGTCCCGCTGCGCCTGCTGCTCTGGCTGCCGCTGGTGTCGTTCGTCGTCGGCCTCGCGAGCAACGAGCTCGGCCCCGAGCGGCGCATCAACCTGCTCGCCTTCCCGCTGCTCGCGCTGCTCGCCTGGAACGTGCTGGTGTACGCCGTCGTCGTGGCCGGCGCCGTGGGACGCCTGCTGCGCGGACGGCGCGGCGAGGCGTCGGACCGCACCGGCGGCTGGCGCGGCGTCCTCGGCTCGATCGCGAGCTTCTTCGCCGAGCACTCGCTGCGCCGGGTCCGCGTCCGCGACACCGCGAAGTCGACCATCGTGACGCGCGCGCTGCGCTCGTACTGGCAGAGCTGGGCGCCGGTCGCCGCGCCGCTGGTCGCGACGCGGGTGCGCGCGACGCTGCACCTCGGCGCCGCGTGCCTCGTCCTGGGCGCGATCGTCGGCATGTACGTGCGCGGCCTCACCTTCGAGTACCGCGCGACCTGGGAGAGCACCTTCATCGGCCCGGAGGCGGCGTCGGTGCTGCTGCGCGCGGTCCTCGGACCGGCGGCGGCGCTGCTCGGCGTCGCGCTGCCGACGCCGAGCGAGCTCGAGGCGATCCGCGCGCCGGACGGCTCGGACGCGGCCGCGACCTGGATCCACCTCTGGGCGACGACCGCGCTGCTCGTCGTCCTGCTGCCGCGCTCGGTGCTCGCGGCGCTCGCGCTGTGGCGCGAGCGCCGGCAGTCGCGCGCGCTGCCGGTCGAGCCGCTCGCCGGCTCGTTCCGCGTGCTGCTCGCGCCCGACCGCGGCGCCGGCACGCGCATCGACGTGCTGCCCTACAGCTACGGCGTCGGCGGCCGCGAGGCCGACACGCTGCGCGAGCTGCTGCACGACGTCTTCGGGCTGCGCGCCGACGTCCAGATCCTGCCGACGCTCGCCTACGGCGACGAGCCGCCGGCGATCGGCAACGGCGGACCGCCGGCGTGCGCGGTGGTCGTCTACGGGCTCGTGCAGTCGCCCGAGCGCGAGGTGCACGGACGCTTCGTCGAGGAGCTCGCGCGCGCGACCAACGGCGGCTGCGTGCTCGCCGTGGTCGACAGCTCGGCCTGGCACGCGCGCTTCGGCGCGGCGGGCGAGCGTCGCGAGGGCGAGCGGCGCCGCGCCTGGGACCGCGTGCTCGGCGACGTCGGGCTCGTGCCGCTGCACGTCGACCTCGCCGCGCCGCTCACCACCGAGATCGTCGAGGAAGCCGAGGAGAAGCTCGCGCTGCACGGTGCGCCGAGATGA
- a CDS encoding glutathione S-transferase, whose protein sequence is MLTVHHLNNSRSQRILWLLEELGVPYEIKHYKRMEPLPLAPPELKEVHPLGKSPVVTDDGVTVAESGAIVEYLLDTYGGGRLRPTPGTPEHVQYVQWMHYAEGSAMVPLLLALYAGMLGDGAAPLKPYIDGEITKHLSYIEDAVRGRSFLVGNDLTGADVMVSFPLEAADAGGRLAGHAELRRYLDALHARPAYKRALEKGGPYQLMAR, encoded by the coding sequence ATGCTGACGGTTCACCACCTCAACAACTCCCGCTCGCAGCGCATCCTCTGGCTTCTCGAGGAGCTCGGCGTGCCGTACGAGATCAAGCACTACAAGCGGATGGAGCCGCTGCCGCTCGCGCCGCCGGAGCTCAAGGAAGTGCACCCGCTCGGCAAGTCGCCGGTGGTGACCGACGACGGCGTCACGGTCGCCGAGTCCGGCGCGATCGTCGAGTACCTGCTCGACACGTACGGCGGCGGACGCCTGCGTCCCACACCCGGCACGCCGGAGCACGTACAGTACGTCCAGTGGATGCACTACGCCGAGGGCTCGGCGATGGTGCCGCTGCTGCTCGCGCTCTACGCGGGCATGCTCGGCGACGGCGCCGCACCGCTGAAGCCCTACATCGACGGCGAGATCACGAAGCACCTGTCCTACATCGAGGATGCGGTGCGCGGCCGGAGCTTCCTCGTCGGCAACGACCTCACCGGCGCCGACGTGATGGTCAGCTTCCCGCTCGAGGCGGCGGACGCCGGCGGACGTCTCGCGGGACACGCGGAGCTGCGCCGCTACCTCGACGCCCTGCACGCGCGTCCGGCGTACAAGCGCGCGCTCGAGAAGGGCGGACCGTACCAGCTCATGGCGCGCTGA